One window of the Micropterus dolomieu isolate WLL.071019.BEF.003 ecotype Adirondacks linkage group LG08, ASM2129224v1, whole genome shotgun sequence genome contains the following:
- the lhfpl4b gene encoding LHFPL tetraspan subfamily member 3 protein produces MSVSPALVDLSRLYQTEFVRSARAVGVLWAVCSLCFAIIQVVVLVQPSWIGTGDTRHQGVGPAPPSGTLGLFEVCVESDWPVPDCRGGLSSLSPLPSFQSVAVLVGVSLWAVWTSVLCLCLFRFCSAATVYKICAWLQLTAGFCLALACLLFPDSWESPEMRALCGDSVGSFSPGNCSVHWAYILAILGVLDAAILATLAFVLANRQDALLPPDTKDVTTGLLMSA; encoded by the exons atGTCGGTGTCGCCCGCCCTCGTCGACCTCTCTCGCCTCTATCAGACAGAGTTTGTCCGTAGCGCCCGCGCGGTCGGCGTCCTCTGGGCCGTCTGCTCGCTCTGCTTCGCCATCATCCAGGTGGTCGTCCTGGTGCAGCCGTCCTGGATCGGCACCGGAGACACCCGCCACCAGGGGGTGGGACCGGCCCCGCCGAGCGGCACCCTGGGACTGTTTGAG gtgtgtgtggagTCGGACTGGCCGGTCCCAGACTGTCGTGGTGGTCTGTCCAGTCTGTCTCCTCTGCCGTCCTTCCAGTCGGTGGCGGTGttggtgggagtttctctgtggGCGGTGTGGACCAGCgtactctgtctctgtctcttcagGTTCTGCAGCGCCGCAACCGTGTACAAGATCTGCGCATGGTTGCAGCTCACGGCAG GTTTCTGTCTGGCGTTGGCTTGTCTTCTATTTCCAGACTCGTGGGAGAGTCCAGAGATGAGAGCTCTGTGTGGAGactct GTGGGCAGTTTCTCTCCAGGTAACTGTTCGGTCCACTGGGCCTACATCTTGGCTATCCTGGGTGTTCTGGACGCTGCCATCTTGGCCACGCTGGCCTTCGTCCTTGCCAACAGACAGGACGCCCTGCTGCCCCCAGACACTAAGGATG TGACCACAGGTCTGCTGATGTCAGCGTAG